The Thermodesulfovibrio thiophilus DSM 17215 nucleotide sequence ATGTTTTTGAGGTAAAAACTGCTCAGAAACATCAACAGCACTCTGAAGAAGCCCGCCAGGATTATTTCTTAAATCAAGAATAAGGCTTTGCATTCCTGAATCTTTAAGACTCTTTAATGCTTCTGCAAGGTCCTGAGCTGTGCTTTCCTGAAACTGTACCAATTTTATATATCCTATTTCCTTATCAATCATTCTGTATTTAACACTTTTGATTTTAATGATATCTCTTACGATTGTTATGTCTTTTAGTTGTTTCCATTCATCTCTCTGGATTGTAAGAGTGACAGCTTTCCCTTTTGGTCCACGCATTTTTGAGACAGCATCATTAATATTCATATCTTTTGTTAATGTTCCATCAATTTTTATTATTTTATCGCCTGCTTTAATTCCTGCTTTCCATGCAGGAGTGTCTTCAATTGGAGCAATTACTGTGAGTACTCCATCTTTTATCCCAATCTGAATACCTATCCCTCCGAATTCTCCTTTGGTCTCTGTTTGGAATTCTTTAAAAGCCTCGGGTGGTAAATAAGCAGAATGAGGGTCAAGAGAATTTACCATTCCTTTTATGGCAGAACGAATAAGTTCTTGAGGATTAACCTCTTCTACATAGTTCTTTTTTATTGTGGTAAAAACTTCTGTAAAACTACGTAAATCTTGATAAATCGCATCTGTGCTTTGAGCAGCTGACCATCGTCCTATCATTATTCCCATGACAGTGATAACGAAAATTAATGAAAAAATTGTAATTTTTTTCTTCATTGTTATGTATCTCCCTCCCTTTTATCTTCTTAACCACTGTTCTGGATTGAGTGGTTTACCTCTATATCTTACTTCAAAATAAACAGCTGTGGTATCTATATTTGATTTTTCGCTTACTGTACCCACCACTTGACCTGTTTTCACATAAGAACCATCTCTTACGCTCACCGAGCCAAGATTTCCATATACTGTGTAATATCCATCGCCATGACTTATTATAACAAGGTTTTCATATCCTTTGAAATAGTTTGCATAAACAACTTTACCTTCAGCAGATGCTTTTACACTGGTGCCAGGAGAAGCTTGTATATAAATTCCGCTTCTGAACATTGGAACATTAAACACGGGATCTTTCTGACTTCCATAATGAACAACAATCTGCCCATTTACAGGCCATATAAGAGTTCCTCTTTTTTGAGTAAATCCACGTTCTGGTAAAGAACCAGATTTGCCTTTCTTTTTTTCTTTTTGTTCAGTTTGTTGAATAAGTCTGGTAAGTCTTTTTGCATTGTTTTCAAGTTCAGCTATTTTTTTCTCATAAAGAGCTTTATTCTGTCTTACTTTAGCTAGTAAAATTTCTCTTTCTCTTTGTTTCTGTTTTTGATCATACTCTGCTTTTTTGAGTGATTGTTCCTCCTGTTTTAAAGATGCATAAAGCCTCTGCAATTCTGTTTGTTGCATAATCAAACTATTGAGCTCTGCTTGATATTGGTCTATAAGTTTTTTATCAATATTAATAATTTTTTGAGTATTTTTTACTAAGCGAAATGCTTTTGTAGTATCCTCTTGCATTAAAATGATTAAAAGAGGATCTGGTTGATTATGCATTCTTTGCATTGCTTTTATTCTACTTAAAAGATAACTTTTCCTTGCTTCAAGTTGATTACTATAACTTTTTATCCCTTTTTCTGTTTCAGCAATTTTTAATTGAAGATTTTTTATTTTTGCTCTATGATTTTTTATTTTTTTTTCTATTATATTAATATCGTTTGAAACTTTTTTTAAATCTTCAATAACATTCTGTTCAATCTTCTTTGTTTCCTGTAGTTTCTTTTTGTGAACATTAAGCTCTTTTTTGATCTGTTTTAACTCCTCTCTGGGTGGAGCAGCCTGGCTCAGAGAACTTAACATAATAAAAAACATACCTATTGCAATTGTTATTTTTTTCAACATTGCTATTGATATTTTATTCTTCCAAGTGCAAAAAATGAAGAAAACATTCCAAAAAATATACCAAACAATGGCAAGACACAGAAAATCTCTAAAGGAAATGCTACAGTAGTAATAGCAGGCAGAAATTCTGAAAAACTTCTTGAATGTATAACAAAATATACTATTATCATTAAAATAGTTGCAAACAAAGCTCCTCCAAGACCGAGAATTCCGCCTTCTATTAAAAATGGAAATCTTATATATGAAGGAGTTGCACCGAGAAGTTTTAAAATTTCAATTTCTTCTGTTTTTTTCCAGTAAAAACTTTTTACAGTAGCATAAATTATAAATAAAACAGCCAGTAAAAGAAAACAGAATACGACTAAAGCAAAATTCCATAAAGTTACTTTTATTATCTTTAATCCATTTATAATTTTAGCTGGATAGTAAATATCATCAACACTTCCAAATCCTTTAATTTTTTTTATTATTTCTTCGATATTTTGCAAACTTTCTTCTTTTATAAAAGCCTCTATTGTATCAGATAAAGGATTATATCCAATGAGTTGTATCATCGAGGGATCAATAATATTTTTCATTTCTTTTAACGCTTCATCTTTTGAAATATACTGTAATCTAGAAAAAACTCCAGATTTTTTTAGTTGATCAGTTATAGAAGAAATTTCAGATTTACTTACTCCATCTTTTAAATAAATAACAATAGCAGCTTTTGTTGAAAGCTTCTTTGTAAACAACTCAAGATTGTAAAGAAGTAGAGAAACGCCTGTCACAATAAAAAAACATATTCCAATACTGAGCATTGACAGCAAAGTTGACCATCTATTAATCCATAATCCCTTAATTGCAGATATAATATGTCTTTTCATTGTATAATTTTCCCTTCTTTTAAACTAAAAACTCTGTAATGTGTATTTTTAAAAAGTTCTGAATTATGTGTCGCAATAACAACACTGCATCCTTTGGCATTTATTCTTTTAAAAAGAGCCATAATATCCTGTGAAGCCTCTGGATCAAGGTTACCTGTTGGCTCATCTGCAAGAACTATATGAGGATTTATAATGATTGCTCGTGCTATTGCAACCTTCTGCTGCTCTCCACCAGAGAGAGTTCTAACAAGGTTGTCTGCCTTTGATCTTAAGGCAACATCTTTCAGAGCATCAAGCACTCTCTGTCTTATATCTCTTTCTTTTTCACCAATAACCCTGAGTGGAAGGGCTATATTGTCAAATACTGTAAGGTCATGCCTTAACCTGAAATCCTGAAATACAAAACTTACGATCCTTCTTAAAAAAGGTATCTCTGAATGTTTAATATTTGAAAGGTCAAAATTTTCAACTTTTATTGTCCCTTCATCAGGGACTTCGCTTCCAAAGATTAATTTAAGAAGCGTTGTTTTGCCTGCTCCAGAAGGACCTGTTATAAAAACAAGCTCTCCTTTTTCTATATTAAAAGAAAGATCCTGTAAAACCGCTACTGAGCTATAATACTTAAAAACTCCTGAAAAAGTTATCATTTTTTAAAAAATTCTTTAACTATTTTAACTATATTTTCAGCTGTAAGCCCATAGAATTTAAGCAATTCTTTTGATGGGCCAGAACATCCAAAACTATCACTTATCCCGATTCTTTTTATAGCAACAGGATGGTTTTCAGCCAAAAATTCACTGACAGCCGAACCAAGCCCTCCAATTATTGAATGTTCTTCTGCTGTTATGACTAATTTTGAAGCTTTTGCAGTTTTAAATAATGCGTCCTCATCAAGTGGCTTTACTGATGAAAAGTTTGCCACACCAGTATCAATGCCATCTTTACGCAAGACCTCAGCTGCTTTCAGTGCTTCTGAAACCATCAATCCATTGGCAACTATGTTTGCATCTTTACCAATTCTAAATATATAAGCTTTACCAATCTGAAATCTGTAATCTTCAGGCATTACCGCTTGAACTTTAGCTCTGCCAAGCCTTATATACACCGGGCCATAATATTCTGATGCTTTTACAATACTCTGAGCAGTTTCATATGCATCTGAAGGCACAATAACACTCATTCCCGGAATAACACGCATGAGGGCAATATCCTCTAAT carries:
- a CDS encoding S41 family peptidase codes for the protein MKKKITIFSLIFVITVMGIMIGRWSAAQSTDAIYQDLRSFTEVFTTIKKNYVEEVNPQELIRSAIKGMVNSLDPHSAYLPPEAFKEFQTETKGEFGGIGIQIGIKDGVLTVIAPIEDTPAWKAGIKAGDKIIKIDGTLTKDMNINDAVSKMRGPKGKAVTLTIQRDEWKQLKDITIVRDIIKIKSVKYRMIDKEIGYIKLVQFQESTAQDLAEALKSLKDSGMQSLILDLRNNPGGLLQSAVDVSEQFLPQKHLVVSIQGRVGEKMQYYTEQLRPSYTDIPMIVLVNQGSASASEIVAGALQDWGRALILGVQTFGKGSVQSLIPLSDGSALKLTTAKYYTPKGKSIHAVGIIPDIVVKLESKNGKEVPVIREKDLEEHLKGEKVEPQEKAPQEVDEKDDTQLQRGVDILKSWKIMEKLKKAA
- a CDS encoding murein hydrolase activator EnvC family protein, with translation MLKKITIAIGMFFIMLSSLSQAAPPREELKQIKKELNVHKKKLQETKKIEQNVIEDLKKVSNDINIIEKKIKNHRAKIKNLQLKIAETEKGIKSYSNQLEARKSYLLSRIKAMQRMHNQPDPLLIILMQEDTTKAFRLVKNTQKIINIDKKLIDQYQAELNSLIMQQTELQRLYASLKQEEQSLKKAEYDQKQKQREREILLAKVRQNKALYEKKIAELENNAKRLTRLIQQTEQKEKKKGKSGSLPERGFTQKRGTLIWPVNGQIVVHYGSQKDPVFNVPMFRSGIYIQASPGTSVKASAEGKVVYANYFKGYENLVIISHGDGYYTVYGNLGSVSVRDGSYVKTGQVVGTVSEKSNIDTTAVYFEVRYRGKPLNPEQWLRR
- a CDS encoding cell division protein FtsX, whose translation is MKRHIISAIKGLWINRWSTLLSMLSIGICFFIVTGVSLLLYNLELFTKKLSTKAAIVIYLKDGVSKSEISSITDQLKKSGVFSRLQYISKDEALKEMKNIIDPSMIQLIGYNPLSDTIEAFIKEESLQNIEEIIKKIKGFGSVDDIYYPAKIINGLKIIKVTLWNFALVVFCFLLLAVLFIIYATVKSFYWKKTEEIEILKLLGATPSYIRFPFLIEGGILGLGGALFATILMIIVYFVIHSRSFSEFLPAITTVAFPLEIFCVLPLFGIFFGMFSSFFALGRIKYQ
- the ftsE gene encoding cell division ATP-binding protein FtsE, which encodes MITFSGVFKYYSSVAVLQDLSFNIEKGELVFITGPSGAGKTTLLKLIFGSEVPDEGTIKVENFDLSNIKHSEIPFLRRIVSFVFQDFRLRHDLTVFDNIALPLRVIGEKERDIRQRVLDALKDVALRSKADNLVRTLSGGEQQKVAIARAIIINPHIVLADEPTGNLDPEASQDIMALFKRINAKGCSVVIATHNSELFKNTHYRVFSLKEGKIIQ
- a CDS encoding transketolase family protein; translated protein: MGKTESICSLSDLSEFYGKDMATRDAYGITLVELGKKNPDIVVLDADLSCSTKTAKFAKLFPDRFFNMGISEQDMIGTAAGLALTGKIPFASTFAIFATGRAWEQIRQTVCYSNANVKVVATHGGITVGEDGATHQALEDIALMRVIPGMSVIVPSDAYETAQSIVKASEYYGPVYIRLGRAKVQAVMPEDYRFQIGKAYIFRIGKDANIVANGLMVSEALKAAEVLRKDGIDTGVANFSSVKPLDEDALFKTAKASKLVITAEEHSIIGGLGSAVSEFLAENHPVAIKRIGISDSFGCSGPSKELLKFYGLTAENIVKIVKEFFKK